From the Deinococcus ruber genome, the window GCGCCTTCCCGCCGAGCTGGACGCCCTGTTTGAAGACGCGGGCCTGCCGAAGCGGGCTGACAGCATCGTGGTGGGCACCGGGCCGGGGTCGTATACCGGGCTGCGGGTGGGCGCGAGCTATGCCCTGGGGCTGGGGCGTGCGTGGGGCGTACCGGTGCTGGGCGTTTCCACACTCGAAGGGCTGGCGCGTGGTCAGAGCGGGGCGGTGGCCGTGTCGCTGGATGCCCGCAAGGAACACGTCTACGGCGCGGTCTATCTGCTGCAAGACGGCCTGATCGTCCAGACGCTGCACGCACCCACCAAAGTCCCGCTTACCGACTTCGAGGCGCTGGCAGCGGGCCTGCCGTGGCTGCGCGACACCTCGCCCGACCCAGACCTGCTGGCCCGCAACGGCGAGGCGCACGGTCTGGAAACGTGGTCGCTGTCGTATCTGTAG encodes:
- the tsaB gene encoding tRNA (adenosine(37)-N6)-threonylcarbamoyltransferase complex dimerization subunit type 1 TsaB, with translation MSGAPTLLSIDCGTPFLSLGLRHAGHSVQRVLEVGRAHAERLPAELDALFEDAGLPKRADSIVVGTGPGSYTGLRVGASYALGLGRAWGVPVLGVSTLEGLARGQSGAVAVSLDARKEHVYGAVYLLQDGLIVQTLHAPTKVPLTDFEALAAGLPWLRDTSPDPDLLARNGEAHGLETWSLSYL